In Leishmania mexicana MHOM/GT/2001/U1103 complete genome, chromosome 20, one genomic interval encodes:
- a CDS encoding related to elongation factor-2 kinase efk-1b isoform-like protein codes for MEPNTVACEALGISFASREVDETMCYSRGDTMWPRDIYRDIADGFSHFTYVRSRACMVAHGFVRSDGYLLDPLFHTTDSERFPMGDGGRSAMEDWAKRHRCGDTCRALGISNNDGECIKNSAACANPLDAEENHYTDYLRSVRQMRVMVHMDAAQFLNDKKDSAVDTVSESSDFTPTMAALQPAPVSSVPLKVTCDAVKYVFLPTHAKWMEVPMRLSVSASALPDTVTDRYAFFAIEEEREGGRPVPMRARFILRPGARDADYHHVGDAYCVCVTLGQVFREYRANNVLDRDLDFCAAYTVRVPQANIPDCIKAAVPDSDFFARTTADSGDVMFVAEPEFQPFSPQCSPNADGVTKDAEGFDDLVLRHVVDAFSHFTLHKSGNHLLVCHFKCKDGLLMHPNVNTSSGCGFETLNDGQAGIDAWARTHKCNDLCKLLGMEPLPRQLKLYNISSSPLMRFISHVQEHQVSSDKMLEFASPSRRISDVMLPGASDTVVSQSETACASTSATASTAAVAVASFVRPIPPSSQEAVLRPWVKRSWKHSAACAKESAGQRRTLTQRELLRLQSKGIATTYIIPATRYDLNIGDLTWTPKRVFVRIVNPERGIGQGGMRVCFEITNVDPEACEESVMVAKMYRRTIKNVVEKDYFTSVTVQKLSSLFAKDFNTERNEDCPLRLNVLDGAVIALDRADLSPELLAKRTGFFSYRTEDTERVMFCVEEKLLGRFTKYNGNMGEAYPTNECRLSPHAARERTMVFEAVEALSHYSLERSEGGLLVCDMQGVRNNLTDLEMHSYDGQGLDMGNFGARGIQKFALRHRCTGVCKSLNLHSLRDRHFTVTDDVKTKNRFVALFERIKVIGSMEE; via the coding sequence ATGGAGCCAAACACCGTCGCGTGCGAGGCTCTCGGCATCTCCTTTGCATCTCGTGAGGTGGACGAGACCATGTGCTACAGTCGCGGCGACACAATGTGGCCGCGTGATATCTACCGCGACATCGCAGACGGCTTCTCGCACTTCACCTACGTCAGGAGTCGCGCGTGCATGGTGGCACACGGGTTCGTGCGCAGCGACGGATATCTGCTAGATCCTCTGTTTCACACGACTGACAGTGAGCGGTTCCCCATGGGCgatggagggaggagcgCTATGGAGGACTGGGCCAAGCGGCATCGGTGCGGTGACACCTGCCGCGCCCTCGGCATCTCCAACAACGACGGTGAGTGCATCAAAAACTCTGCCGCCTGTGCCAACCCACTCGACGCGGAGGAGAACCACTATACCGATTACCTGCGGAGCGTTCGTCAAATGCGAGTGATGGTGCACATGGACGCGGCGCAGTTCTTGAACGACAAGAAGGATTCTGCCGTTGACACCGTCTCGGAGAGCTCTGATTTTACGCCTACAATGGCCGCCCTTCAGCCGGCGCCAGTTTCGTCTGTCCCACTCAAGGTGACCTGCGATGCCGTGAAGTACGTCTTCCTGCCTACTCACGCCAAGTGGATGGAGGTCCCGATGCGACTTTCCGTATCCGCGTCAGCGTTGCCGGATACCGTGACCGACAGGTATGCCTTCTTCgccatcgaggaggagcgtgagGGCGGGCGGCCGGTGCCGATGCGTGCGCGCTTCATTCTGCGGCCCGGCGCGCGTGATGCGGACTACCACCACGTCGGCGACGCCTactgtgtgtgcgtgaccCTGGGACAGGTCTTCCGCGAGTACCGCGCGAACAACGTGCTGGACCGAGACCTCGATTTCTGTGCTGCCTACacggtgcgtgtgccacAGGCCAACATCCCGGACTGCATCAAGGCAGCCGTGCCCGACTCCGACTTCTTTGctcgcaccaccgcagaCTCCGGCGATGTGATGTTCGTAGCTGAGCCGGAGTTTCAGCCCTTCTCTCCGCAATGCTCACCGAATGCCGACGGCGTGACGAAGGACGCCGAAGGCTTCGACGACCTCGTGCTGCGCCACGTTGTCGACGCCTTTTCGCACTTCACGTTGCACAAGTCGGGCAATCATTTGTTAGTGTGCCACTTCAAGTGTAAGGACGGTCTCCTCATGCACCCAAATGTCAACACTTCCAGCGGTTGCGGGTTCGAGACGCTCAACGACGGCCAGGCTGGCATCGACGCCTGGGCGCGGACGCACAAGTGCAACGACTTGTGCAAACTTCTGGGGatggagccgctgccgcggcagttGAAGCTATACAACATTTCTTCGTCTCCGTTGATGCGGTTCATCAGTCATGTTCAGGAGCACCAGGTGAGTTCCGACAAGATGCTCGAGTTTGCGTCACCATCGCGCAGGATATCGGACGTAATGCTGCCAGGGGCGTCTGACACGGTTGTCAGTCAGTCGGAGACGGCGTGTGCGAGCACTTCGGCCACTGCATCGACAGcggctgtcgccgtcgcctcctttGTGCGACCAATCCCACCGAGCTCGCAGGAAGCCGTGCTCCGCCCGTGGGTGAAGCGGAGCTGGAAGCACAGTGCTGCATGCGCGAAGGAGAGTgcagggcagcgccgcacactGACGCAGCGGGAGCTGTTGCGCCTCCAGTCGAAGGGAATCGCTACAACGTACATCATTCCCGCTACGCGCTACGACCTTAACATCGGCGACTTGACGTGGACGCCCAAGCGCGTCTTTGTGCGCATCGTTAACCCGGAGCGTGGCATCGGTCAGGGtggcatgcgtgtgtgctttgAGATCACAAACGTGGACCCGGAGGCCTGCGAGGAATCCGTGATGGTGGCAAAGATGTACCGCCGCACAATCAAGAATGTGGTGGAAAAGGACTACTTTACGAGTGTGACGGTGCAGAAGCTGTCGTCGCTCTTCGCGAAGGACTTCAACACAGAGAGGAACGAGGATTGTCCTTTGCGCCTGAATGTGCTGGATGGCGCCGTCATCGCCTTGGACCGTGCAGACTTGTCGCCGGAACTGCTCGCCAAGCGCACGGGCTTCTTCTCCTATCGCACCGAGGACACGGAGCGGGTGATGTTCTGCGTCGAGGAGAAGCTGCTTGGTCGTTTTACCAAGTACAACGGTAACATGGGCGAAGCCTACCCCACGAATGAATGCCGTCTCAGTCCGCATGCCGCCCGCGAGCGCACCATGGTCTtcgaggcggtggaggcgctctCGCACTATTCCCTGGAGAGGAGTGAGGGTGGCTTGCTCGTCTGCGACATGCAGGGCGTGAGGAACAATTTGACGGACCTGGAGATGCACTCCTACGATGGCCAGGGCCTGGACATGGGCAACTTTGGCGCCCGCGGCATCCAAAAGttcgcgctgcgccaccgctgcaccggcgtaTGCAAGAGTCTCAACCTCCACAGCTTGCGCGACAGGCACTTCACCGTGACAGATGATGTGAAGACGAAGAACCGATTTGTTGCCCTTTTCGAGCGCATCAAGGTGATTGGCAGCATGGAGGAGTAA